In one window of Arachis ipaensis cultivar K30076 chromosome B06, Araip1.1, whole genome shotgun sequence DNA:
- the LOC107645759 gene encoding uncharacterized protein LOC107645759 isoform X2 — translation MHRLLRYSSHLRIVLLARATAVVGISHMARDCNQGGRRCGGMHGNGGGSGSATTMGILDVFRLQCEESNMSVHYVWLLHMHRLLRCSSQSKSAYQLLVKFKFHMDFSLICTNGDGFAISKAADKIEGIHGKLLNEAEVAAAIEEKETHAFEINPFQFWFSSTCLFSDFDGGKK, via the exons ATGCATCGTTTGCTCCGCTATTCGTCGCATCTTCGAA TCGTTCTTCTGGCGCGTGCTACAGCTGTGGTGGGGATAAGCCATATGGCCAGGGATTGCAACCAAGGAGGACGCAGATGTGGAGGCATGCACGGCAACGGTGGTGGCAGCGGATCCGCTACAACTATGGGGATTCTGG ATGTGTTTCGATTGCAATGTGAAGAATCCAACATGAGCGTCCATTACGTATGGCTTCTTCATATGCATCGATTGCTCCGCTGTTCTTCGCAGTCTAAGAGTGCATATCAGCTTCTGG TGAAATTCAAATTCCATATGGACTTTTCTCTTATATGTACAAATGGAGATGGATTTGCAATTAGCAAAGCAGCAGATAAAATTGAAGGCATTCATGGTAAGTTGCTAAATGAAGCTGAGGTGGCAGCAGCTATTGAAGAGAAAGAAACTCATGCTTTTGAAATTAATCCTTTTCAG tttTGGTTTAGTAGCACTTGCCTTTTTTCAGACTTCGATGGAGGGAAGAAGTAA
- the LOC107645759 gene encoding uncharacterized protein LOC107645759 isoform X1, whose amino-acid sequence MHRLLRYSSHLRIVLLARATAVVGISHMARDCNQGGRRCGGMHGNGGGSGSATTMGILDVFRLQCEESNMSVHYVWLLHMHRLLRCSSQSKSAYQLLVKFKFHMDFSLICTNGDGFAISKAADKIEGIHGKLLNEAEVAAAIEEKETHAFEINPFQLFESFVHFQLWLKLEFTSISEKDIFDE is encoded by the exons ATGCATCGTTTGCTCCGCTATTCGTCGCATCTTCGAA TCGTTCTTCTGGCGCGTGCTACAGCTGTGGTGGGGATAAGCCATATGGCCAGGGATTGCAACCAAGGAGGACGCAGATGTGGAGGCATGCACGGCAACGGTGGTGGCAGCGGATCCGCTACAACTATGGGGATTCTGG ATGTGTTTCGATTGCAATGTGAAGAATCCAACATGAGCGTCCATTACGTATGGCTTCTTCATATGCATCGATTGCTCCGCTGTTCTTCGCAGTCTAAGAGTGCATATCAGCTTCTGG TGAAATTCAAATTCCATATGGACTTTTCTCTTATATGTACAAATGGAGATGGATTTGCAATTAGCAAAGCAGCAGATAAAATTGAAGGCATTCATGGTAAGTTGCTAAATGAAGCTGAGGTGGCAGCAGCTATTGAAGAGAAAGAAACTCATGCTTTTGAAATTAATCCTTTTCAG TTATTTGAATCATTTGTGCACTTTCAATTGTGGTTGAAGCTTGAGTTTACATCAATTAGTGAGAAAGACATCTTTGATGAATAA
- the LOC107646428 gene encoding uncharacterized protein LOC107646428 yields the protein MFPYGEDGYQEDIPLRESYRDDENRKRQRFLVDCFSMIKAQRLTYYRNNQTKVRSDIYKGIQDAVVRGETRASKADAMTICKKYGYLDLFITMTCNPSCQEIGRVNNPRNLKVEDRPDISCRVFKIKLDMIILDLKQGISFGVLDAEYCNKSNAIKYLFKYVNKGLDRVAIGVIKEAFSGEDAQIIDEIKQFYDCIYLSAYEAV from the exons ATGTTTCCTTACGGTgaagatggctaccaagaagacATTCCTTTGCGAGAATCTTATAGGGATGATGAAAATAGAAAGAGACAGCGT TTCTTGGTTGATTGCTTTTCTATGATTAAAGCACAAAGGTTGACCTACTATCGAAACAACCAAACCAAGGTGAGGAGTGATATATACAAAGGGATTCAAGATGCAGTTGTTAGGGGTGAGACTCGTGCTTCCAAAGCAG ATGCTATGACAATTTGTAAGAAATATGGATATCTAGACCTCTTCATTACAATGACATGTAACCCGAGTTGTCAAGAGATTGGCAGGGTTAACAATCCAAGGAACTTAAAGGTTGAAGACCGGCCAGATATATCGTGTAGAGTGTTCAAAATTAAGCTTGACATGATAATCTTGGATCTTAAGCAAGGAATTTCATTTGGAGTGCTAGATGCAG AGTACTGTAACAAGTCAAATGCTATCAAATATTTGTTCAAGTACGTGAATAAAGGTCTAGACAGGGTAGCAATTGGAGTTATAAAGGAAGCTTTTAGTGGAGAGGATGCTCAGATTATTGATGAGATCAAACAATTTTATGATTGCATATATTTGTCTGCATATGAGGCTGTGTGA
- the LOC107645757 gene encoding uncharacterized protein LOC107645757 isoform X2 encodes MPKQRIRQYQRVKTNESSIFLEGEDINMSISHAADSIGLKEIPRYEVKIIEEDDWMKGAQFGAAFAIGVDIDSQAIASASENATLNNIRPNKLQLHLIASQTSSSCRDDWPSRVVEGENAFEIDRVTHKDKYDVVIANILLNPLLNLADQIIFSVKPGAIIGLSGILSEQVQNLLQKYSLFLEGIEVSKMDDWACVSGRKRKNIDIC; translated from the exons ATGCCTAAGCAAA GAATCCGACAATATCAGAGGGTGAAAACCAACGAGAG TTCCATTTTTCTTGAAGGTGAGGATATAAATATGAGCATTTCACATGCTGCTGATTCTATTGGTTTGAAAGAGATACCAAGATATGAAGTTAAAATTATTGAGGAGGATGACTGGATGAAAGGAGCTCAG TTTGGTGCTGCCTTTGCCATTGGAGTCGATATAGATTCACAAGCAATTGCATCAGCATCTGAAAATGCTACTCTGAATAACATCAGACCAAACAAGCTGCAACTGCACTTGATTGCAAGCCAAACTTCTTCATCCTGCAGGGATGACTGGCCATCTAGAGTTGTCGAGGGAGAAAATGCTTTCGAGATAGACAGAGTCACTCACAAGGATAAATATGATGTGGTCATCGCAAACATACTTTTAAATCCTCTGTTAAATCTTGCTGATCAAATTATCTTTTCTGTAAAGCCTGGAGCAATTATTGGTCTCTCTGGAATCTTAAGTGAACAG GTCCAGAACTTATTACAGAAATATTCACTATTCTTAGAAGGCATAGAAGTGTCGAAAATGGATGACTGGGCCTGTGTGAgtggcagaaaaagaaagaatataGATATCTGCTGA
- the LOC107645757 gene encoding uncharacterized protein LOC107645757 isoform X1 has product MNVNMIFASFFFFSLGSSGIRQYQRVKTNESSIFLEGEDINMSISHAADSIGLKEIPRYEVKIIEEDDWMKGAQFGAAFAIGVDIDSQAIASASENATLNNIRPNKLQLHLIASQTSSSCRDDWPSRVVEGENAFEIDRVTHKDKYDVVIANILLNPLLNLADQIIFSVKPGAIIGLSGILSEQVQNLLQKYSLFLEGIEVSKMDDWACVSGRKRKNIDIC; this is encoded by the exons ATGAATGTGAATATGatctttgcttcttttttttttttctctcttggtTCTTCAGGAATCCGACAATATCAGAGGGTGAAAACCAACGAGAG TTCCATTTTTCTTGAAGGTGAGGATATAAATATGAGCATTTCACATGCTGCTGATTCTATTGGTTTGAAAGAGATACCAAGATATGAAGTTAAAATTATTGAGGAGGATGACTGGATGAAAGGAGCTCAG TTTGGTGCTGCCTTTGCCATTGGAGTCGATATAGATTCACAAGCAATTGCATCAGCATCTGAAAATGCTACTCTGAATAACATCAGACCAAACAAGCTGCAACTGCACTTGATTGCAAGCCAAACTTCTTCATCCTGCAGGGATGACTGGCCATCTAGAGTTGTCGAGGGAGAAAATGCTTTCGAGATAGACAGAGTCACTCACAAGGATAAATATGATGTGGTCATCGCAAACATACTTTTAAATCCTCTGTTAAATCTTGCTGATCAAATTATCTTTTCTGTAAAGCCTGGAGCAATTATTGGTCTCTCTGGAATCTTAAGTGAACAG GTCCAGAACTTATTACAGAAATATTCACTATTCTTAGAAGGCATAGAAGTGTCGAAAATGGATGACTGGGCCTGTGTGAgtggcagaaaaagaaagaatataGATATCTGCTGA
- the LOC107645757 gene encoding uncharacterized protein LOC107645757 isoform X3 produces the protein MSISHAADSIGLKEIPRYEVKIIEEDDWMKGAQFGAAFAIGVDIDSQAIASASENATLNNIRPNKLQLHLIASQTSSSCRDDWPSRVVEGENAFEIDRVTHKDKYDVVIANILLNPLLNLADQIIFSVKPGAIIGLSGILSEQVQNLLQKYSLFLEGIEVSKMDDWACVSGRKRKNIDIC, from the exons ATGAGCATTTCACATGCTGCTGATTCTATTGGTTTGAAAGAGATACCAAGATATGAAGTTAAAATTATTGAGGAGGATGACTGGATGAAAGGAGCTCAG TTTGGTGCTGCCTTTGCCATTGGAGTCGATATAGATTCACAAGCAATTGCATCAGCATCTGAAAATGCTACTCTGAATAACATCAGACCAAACAAGCTGCAACTGCACTTGATTGCAAGCCAAACTTCTTCATCCTGCAGGGATGACTGGCCATCTAGAGTTGTCGAGGGAGAAAATGCTTTCGAGATAGACAGAGTCACTCACAAGGATAAATATGATGTGGTCATCGCAAACATACTTTTAAATCCTCTGTTAAATCTTGCTGATCAAATTATCTTTTCTGTAAAGCCTGGAGCAATTATTGGTCTCTCTGGAATCTTAAGTGAACAG GTCCAGAACTTATTACAGAAATATTCACTATTCTTAGAAGGCATAGAAGTGTCGAAAATGGATGACTGGGCCTGTGTGAgtggcagaaaaagaaagaatataGATATCTGCTGA